Below is a window of Gammaproteobacteria bacterium DNA.
GAGTTCGCACCGTCGGCGAGCGGGGCTACCTGACGGTGAAGGGCATTTCGGTTGGCGCAGTGCGCGCCGAGTTCGAGTACGAGATTCCTCGCGAGGATGCAGACCAGATGCTCGACGATCTCTGCGAACGCCCACTGATCTTCAAAACTCGCTACACGATCCCCTTCCGCGGGCATGTGTGGGAGGTAGATGACTTCCACTTGGAGAATGAAGGTCTCGTCGTCGCAGAAGTCGAACTGTCCGATCCTGATGAGCGGTTCGACATTCCCCCGTGGATCGGAGAGGAAGTGACCGGTGATCCCCGATTCTTCAATGCGAACCTGATTGCACATCCGTACTCGGTTTGGGGCGACGAGCAGTCCGCCGGGTAGCCTGACGGCCCGATGGCCGAGACCCCTGACATCGAGTCAGCCGACTACCGACGCAATT
It encodes the following:
- a CDS encoding CYTH domain-containing protein, whose translation is MGVEIERKFLVIGDEWRDLADGIDYRQGYLCTVKERTVRVRTVGERGYLTVKGISVGAVRAEFEYEIPREDADQMLDDLCERPLIFKTRYTIPFRGHVWEVDDFHLENEGLVVAEVELSDPDERFDIPPWIGEEVTGDPRFFNANLIAHPYSVWGDEQSAG